From the Selenomonas timonae genome, one window contains:
- the speB gene encoding agmatinase, with protein sequence MWNRNIETFLGCDGTYEESHIVIFGAPFDSTTSYRPGTRFAARTMRAESYGLETYSPYQDLDLEDARVFDGGDLELPFGDTARALDMIHSYAANVLADGRLPLLIGGEHLVSLPAIRAAAEKHPDLAVIHFDAHTDLRDEYLGNRLSHATVIRRVWDILGDGRIHQFGIRSGERAEWEWAREGHTNLRPFTFDGLAGAIEAVKDRPVYLTIDLDVLDPSAFPGTGTPEAGGVTFVDLMKATLRIIHGCNIVACDMVELSPPLDPSGTSTATALKLLREMLLALEEDFIRPQTA encoded by the coding sequence ATGTGGAACCGGAACATTGAAACCTTTCTCGGCTGCGACGGCACATACGAGGAGAGCCATATCGTGATCTTCGGCGCGCCGTTTGATTCGACGACATCCTATCGCCCCGGAACGCGGTTCGCCGCGCGTACGATGCGCGCAGAGTCGTATGGGCTCGAGACGTACAGCCCCTATCAGGATCTCGATCTCGAGGATGCGCGCGTCTTTGACGGCGGCGATTTGGAGCTGCCCTTCGGCGACACCGCGCGTGCACTCGATATGATACACAGCTATGCCGCGAATGTGCTTGCGGACGGCAGACTTCCTCTGCTCATCGGCGGCGAGCATCTCGTCAGCCTTCCTGCGATTCGGGCTGCGGCGGAGAAGCATCCCGATCTCGCCGTGATCCACTTTGACGCGCATACGGATCTGCGCGACGAATACCTCGGCAACCGTCTCTCCCACGCAACTGTGATTCGCCGTGTCTGGGATATTCTGGGAGATGGACGAATTCATCAGTTTGGCATCCGCAGCGGAGAGCGTGCGGAGTGGGAGTGGGCGCGCGAGGGACATACGAATCTTCGCCCTTTCACCTTTGACGGACTTGCAGGGGCAATCGAAGCGGTCAAGGATCGCCCCGTCTATCTCACCATTGATCTGGACGTACTCGATCCCTCGGCGTTCCCGGGAACGGGGACACCGGAGGCGGGCGGCGTGACCTTTGTCGATCTCATGAAAGCGACGCTGCGCATTATCCACGGCTGCAATATTGTCGCCTGTGATATGGTGGAACTCTCGCCGCCGCTCGATCCGAGCGGCACGTCGACGGCAACGGCGCTCAAACTCCTGCGTGAGATGCTGCTCGCGCTCGAGGAGGATTTTATACGACCACAGACCGCATGA
- a CDS encoding HAD family hydrolase, with translation MQYEAAIFDLDGTLVDSLNDLADSANAVLHAHGFPLYDVEAYRYFVGNGSRKLIERILPPGRAADAAFVRDFMAEYKARYASHLLDKTKPYEGIMEMLEELRRRSIPMAVCTNKHQSAAEAIMEELFPRDMFCEIIGDQDGLPRKPDPHKVLHIMTNMGVAGDKALYFGDTSVDMDTARNAGTFAVGVLWGFRPAEELTEHGADILLKHPMELFEKVTFAER, from the coding sequence ATGCAGTATGAAGCAGCTATATTCGATCTGGACGGCACATTAGTAGATTCACTTAATGATCTTGCGGACAGCGCGAACGCTGTTCTCCATGCGCATGGATTTCCCCTGTATGATGTGGAGGCATACCGCTACTTTGTTGGCAATGGATCGCGCAAGCTCATCGAGCGGATTCTGCCTCCAGGTCGCGCAGCAGATGCAGCATTCGTGCGTGACTTTATGGCGGAGTATAAGGCGCGCTATGCTTCACATCTGCTTGATAAAACGAAGCCGTATGAGGGAATCATGGAGATGCTGGAGGAACTGCGTCGGCGCAGCATCCCGATGGCAGTCTGCACCAATAAGCATCAGTCTGCGGCAGAGGCAATCATGGAGGAGCTGTTTCCACGCGATATGTTCTGCGAAATCATTGGAGATCAGGACGGTCTTCCACGCAAGCCCGACCCGCACAAGGTACTTCACATTATGACGAATATGGGCGTTGCGGGGGATAAGGCTCTGTATTTCGGCGACACGAGCGTGGATATGGATACGGCACGCAACGCCGGGACGTTTGCCGTCGGCGTCCTCTGGGGATTTCGTCCGGCTGAGGAACTGACCGAGCACGGTGCTGACATCCTCTTGAAACATCCGATGGAACTATTTGAAAAGGTGACATTTGCAGAGCGATGA
- a CDS encoding aminotransferase class I/II-fold pyridoxal phosphate-dependent enzyme produces MPYLSQTSAPIQEALERMKRARLVPFDVPGHKRGRGNPELAAFLGSACLDVDVNSMKMLDNLCHPVSVIRDAEILAAEAFRAAHAFFMVSGTTGSVQAMVLSAVGRGDKIIMPRNVHRSAINALILCGAIPIYVNPGIDDMLGIALGMRVEDVAAAIACHPDAKAVFVNNPTYYGICSDLRAITKLAHDHGMKLLVDEAHGTHLYFSDRLPTAAMDAGADMAAISMHKSGGSLTQSSILLCADSMPLGYVHQIINITQTTSASYLLLASLDISRRNLALRGREVIDKIIDLVAYARDEINAIGDYYAYGRELINGSAVYDFDMTKLSIFTRSTGLAGIEVYDILRDDYDIQTEFGDIANLLAYVSVGDRPKDVERLVAALAEIRRNYRKDSSKTLRMEYIDPTVVCGPQDAFYAEKESLPIAETCGRICSEFVMCYPPGIPILAPGEQITEEILTYIRYAKKKGCQITGPEDMSIQRLNVMTER; encoded by the coding sequence ATGCCATATCTCTCCCAGACGAGTGCCCCCATTCAGGAAGCATTGGAGCGCATGAAGCGCGCGCGCCTTGTCCCGTTCGACGTGCCAGGGCATAAGCGCGGGCGTGGGAATCCGGAGCTTGCGGCATTCCTTGGCTCAGCTTGTCTCGATGTCGATGTGAACTCCATGAAAATGCTGGACAATCTCTGTCATCCCGTCTCTGTGATTCGGGATGCAGAGATTCTTGCTGCAGAGGCATTTCGCGCTGCGCACGCATTCTTCATGGTGAGCGGTACGACGGGATCGGTACAGGCGATGGTGCTCTCGGCGGTGGGGCGGGGTGATAAGATCATCATGCCGCGCAATGTGCATCGCAGCGCAATCAACGCACTCATCCTCTGCGGCGCCATTCCGATCTATGTCAACCCCGGGATCGATGATATGCTTGGTATCGCACTCGGTATGCGCGTCGAGGATGTGGCGGCTGCGATTGCATGCCATCCCGATGCCAAGGCGGTATTTGTCAACAATCCGACGTATTACGGCATCTGCTCCGATCTGCGCGCGATTACAAAGCTTGCACACGATCACGGAATGAAGTTGCTCGTAGATGAGGCGCATGGAACGCATCTCTATTTCAGCGATCGACTTCCAACAGCAGCCATGGATGCGGGTGCAGACATGGCTGCGATCAGCATGCATAAATCCGGTGGCTCTCTCACGCAGAGTTCGATTCTGCTCTGTGCCGACAGTATGCCGCTCGGCTATGTTCATCAGATCATCAACATCACACAGACGACGAGTGCGTCCTATCTGCTCCTGGCGAGTCTTGACATCAGTCGGCGGAATCTTGCCCTGCGCGGTCGGGAGGTGATCGACAAGATCATCGATCTCGTCGCTTATGCGCGCGATGAGATCAATGCCATTGGCGACTATTATGCCTACGGGCGTGAGCTGATCAACGGGTCTGCCGTATACGATTTCGACATGACAAAGCTCTCCATCTTTACACGCTCGACGGGGCTTGCCGGCATTGAGGTCTATGACATCCTGCGCGATGACTATGACATTCAGACGGAGTTCGGCGATATTGCAAATCTGCTTGCATATGTCTCCGTCGGGGATCGTCCGAAGGATGTGGAACGCCTTGTGGCGGCGCTCGCTGAGATTCGGCGCAACTACCGCAAGGATTCGTCCAAGACCCTCAGGATGGAGTATATCGATCCCACCGTTGTCTGCGGACCACAGGATGCCTTCTATGCGGAAAAAGAGTCACTTCCGATTGCAGAAACCTGCGGACGTATATGCAGTGAATTTGTCATGTGTTATCCACCCGGCATTCCGATTCTCGCACCAGGGGAGCAGATTACGGAAGAAATCCTGACCTATATTCGCTACGCGAAGAAAAAGGGCTGCCAGATCACGGGGCCCGAGGATATGAGCATACAGAGGCTCAATGTGATGACGGAGCGTTAG
- the gatB gene encoding Asp-tRNA(Asn)/Glu-tRNA(Gln) amidotransferase subunit GatB, producing the protein MKYETVIGLEIHCELKTKTKIFCGCATGFGADQNTHVCPVCLGLPGVLPVVNRQVVNYAIKAGLATNCTINGYSKFDRKNYYYPDLPKNFQTSQFDLPIAEHGWVDIDTEAGKKRIRLTRIHMEEDAGKLVHSGTTIKDSASSNVDYNRTGVPLLEIVSEPDMSSAEEARAYMEKIKTIMEYIDVSNCRMEEGNLRADINVSLRPVGSDVLGTRTEMKNINSFKALEDAINYEIERQTEVLEDGGHIIQETRTWDPERGITLSMRSKEEAHDYRYMPEPDLPPIVTSAEEIEAIRKELPELPDARRVRLMDEAGLSAYDAGIITSSRAMAEYYDAITATGADAKLAANWLMGDLAKNLNAEGKTIEESPVDAKRLGEMILLISKGTISSKIGKTVFKEMWTSPDAPEKIVKDKGLVQITDTKEIEDIVDQVITANAKAVEDYKGGNKKAIGALVGQVMKQSKGKANPQMVNELLAKKLG; encoded by the coding sequence ATGAAATACGAAACCGTCATCGGCCTTGAGATTCACTGCGAGCTCAAGACAAAGACCAAGATTTTCTGCGGCTGTGCCACGGGATTCGGCGCAGATCAGAATACGCATGTCTGTCCCGTCTGCCTCGGACTGCCCGGCGTTCTGCCCGTTGTCAATCGCCAGGTCGTGAACTATGCCATCAAAGCGGGGCTTGCGACAAACTGCACGATCAACGGGTACAGCAAGTTTGATCGCAAGAACTACTACTATCCCGACCTGCCGAAGAACTTTCAGACCTCACAGTTCGATCTTCCGATTGCCGAGCATGGTTGGGTGGACATCGACACGGAGGCGGGGAAGAAGCGCATCCGCCTGACGCGCATCCACATGGAGGAGGATGCGGGCAAACTCGTGCACTCCGGCACGACGATCAAGGACTCCGCCTCGTCCAATGTGGACTACAATCGCACGGGTGTCCCCCTGCTCGAGATCGTCTCCGAGCCGGATATGTCCTCGGCAGAAGAGGCGCGCGCCTACATGGAGAAGATCAAGACGATCATGGAGTACATCGACGTCTCCAACTGCCGTATGGAGGAGGGCAACCTCCGTGCAGACATCAACGTCTCCCTGCGTCCCGTCGGCTCGGATGTACTTGGCACGCGCACGGAGATGAAGAACATCAACTCCTTCAAGGCGCTCGAAGATGCAATCAACTACGAAATCGAGCGTCAGACTGAGGTGCTCGAGGACGGAGGTCATATCATACAGGAAACCCGCACATGGGATCCCGAGCGCGGCATTACCCTCTCCATGCGCAGCAAAGAAGAGGCGCACGACTACCGCTATATGCCAGAGCCTGACCTGCCGCCGATCGTGACGAGCGCAGAGGAGATCGAGGCAATCCGTAAGGAGCTGCCCGAGCTGCCCGACGCGAGACGTGTACGTCTGATGGACGAGGCGGGGCTCTCTGCCTATGACGCAGGGATCATTACGAGTTCGCGCGCAATGGCGGAGTACTACGATGCCATCACTGCGACAGGAGCGGACGCAAAGCTCGCGGCAAATTGGCTGATGGGCGATCTCGCGAAAAACCTTAACGCAGAGGGCAAGACCATCGAGGAATCTCCTGTCGATGCAAAGCGCCTCGGCGAAATGATTCTCCTCATTTCAAAGGGTACAATCTCCTCGAAAATAGGCAAGACCGTGTTCAAGGAGATGTGGACATCGCCCGATGCGCCCGAAAAAATCGTGAAGGACAAGGGGCTTGTCCAGATCACGGATACAAAGGAAATCGAGGATATTGTCGATCAGGTCATCACCGCAAATGCGAAGGCGGTCGAGGACTACAAGGGGGGCAATAAGAAGGCAATCGGGGCACTTGTCGGACAGGTCATGAAGCAGTCCAAGGGCAAGGCAAACCCGCAGATGGTCAACGAACTCTTGGCAAAAAAACTCGGCTGA
- the mnmA gene encoding tRNA 2-thiouridine(34) synthase MnmA gives MKQERVLVAMSGGVDSSMTAALLLEQGYDVIGATMRLSEDSREALSEENNGEMPSSIVDARRVADVLGIPHYVVDFMSSFEQTVIGYFLDEYQRGRTPNPCVVCNRHIKFGALLQKAAELGASYIATGHYARVERGADGIYRLRKAQNYAKDQSYVLYHLNQETLAHILFPLGSFSKDETRRMAEEYHLPVAHKAESQEICFVPHDDYKAYLRKKRPASVQHGEIIDQSGNVLGMHEGVSFYTIGQRKGLGIAAPEPLYVTALDPVENRVIVGAADEVYAQELIASHPLWTMWDVLREERTVHAKIRYGKREATAVVSPYGDDSICVRFAEPQRAVTPGQSVVFYEDDIVLGGGVIDEVIA, from the coding sequence ATGAAGCAGGAACGTGTCTTGGTTGCAATGAGCGGAGGAGTGGACAGTTCGATGACAGCAGCGCTGCTCCTTGAGCAGGGCTATGATGTGATTGGTGCGACCATGCGTCTCTCAGAGGACAGCCGTGAGGCTCTGTCGGAGGAGAATAACGGAGAGATGCCGAGCAGTATTGTCGACGCGCGGCGCGTGGCAGATGTGCTTGGCATCCCGCATTATGTGGTCGATTTTATGTCATCGTTCGAGCAGACGGTAATCGGCTATTTCCTCGATGAATATCAGCGCGGACGTACGCCGAATCCATGCGTTGTCTGCAATCGTCATATCAAATTCGGAGCACTCCTCCAAAAGGCAGCAGAACTCGGTGCCTCATATATTGCGACGGGGCATTATGCGCGCGTTGAACGCGGTGCGGATGGCATATATCGCCTGCGGAAGGCGCAGAACTATGCAAAGGATCAGTCCTATGTGCTCTATCATCTGAATCAGGAGACACTGGCGCATATCCTGTTTCCGCTCGGCAGCTTCAGCAAGGATGAGACACGACGTATGGCGGAGGAATATCATCTGCCCGTTGCCCACAAGGCTGAGAGTCAGGAGATCTGCTTTGTCCCTCATGATGATTACAAGGCATATCTGCGCAAGAAGCGTCCCGCATCTGTTCAGCACGGCGAAATTATCGATCAGTCGGGGAATGTGCTCGGCATGCATGAAGGTGTTTCGTTTTACACCATCGGACAGCGCAAGGGGCTTGGCATCGCTGCGCCTGAGCCGCTCTATGTGACTGCGCTCGATCCTGTCGAGAACCGTGTAATTGTGGGGGCGGCAGATGAGGTATATGCACAGGAGCTCATTGCATCGCATCCTCTCTGGACGATGTGGGATGTGCTTCGCGAAGAGCGTACGGTGCACGCAAAGATCCGCTACGGGAAAAGGGAGGCGACGGCAGTCGTTTCACCGTACGGGGATGACAGTATATGCGTTCGTTTTGCAGAGCCGCAGCGTGCTGTGACGCCAGGGCAGTCAGTTGTATTTTACGAGGATGATATCGTACTGGGCGGCGGCGTCATCGATGAGGTGATTGCCTGA
- a CDS encoding DUF3783 domain-containing protein: MMKKEERVLLYQFPEEQIVTAHDALRELGIRVQILPADAWREKVGYLLGYKGYKAALPQEDTYFDFSHRLLLLEHIQGKRLTKVLLALEEAGIPRITYKSAITPYNTLWTLRYLCEHMAKEHAATGGDREGDI; encoded by the coding sequence ATGATGAAAAAAGAAGAGCGTGTCCTGCTCTATCAGTTCCCTGAGGAGCAGATTGTGACAGCGCACGATGCGCTTCGTGAGCTTGGTATTCGCGTGCAGATTCTTCCCGCAGATGCGTGGCGTGAGAAGGTCGGCTATCTGCTCGGATATAAGGGCTATAAAGCCGCATTGCCTCAGGAGGACACGTATTTTGACTTTTCGCACCGCCTGCTTCTGCTCGAGCATATTCAGGGGAAGCGTCTGACGAAGGTTCTCCTGGCACTTGAGGAGGCCGGCATCCCACGCATTACGTATAAATCGGCGATCACGCCCTACAATACGCTGTGGACACTGCGCTATCTGTGTGAGCATATGGCGAAGGAGCACGCGGCGACCGGAGGAGACCGGGAGGGAGATATATGA
- the gatA gene encoding Asp-tRNA(Asn)/Glu-tRNA(Gln) amidotransferase subunit GatA, whose product MSLYEKPAHILHDMLTRKEISARELIEDVCARMDAVEGEVGAYLLDTREAALAEANRVDTKIAAGEEISFLAGIPGAIKDNICTKSVRTTAGSKILESFIPPYDATVITKLHAEDAVILGKVNLDEFAMGGSTENSAFQPTHNPWDTSRVPGGSSGGSAAAVAAGTAIWALGSDTGGSIRQPASFCGIVGLKPTYGRVSRYGLMAYASSLDQIGPLTRDVTDAAHIMNVIAGHDVMDSTASKAAVPDYTEALRADVKGLKIGLPKEYFVAGMDSEVEASVRKAISDFEAMGAEVREISLPHTDYAVSTYYLIAPAEAATNLERYDGVSYGARVDGEDLVDMMTRTRTEKFGAEVKRRILIGNYALSAGYYDAYYLKALKVRTLIQQDFTRAFEEVDVIMTPTAPTPAYKIGEMSNPLQMYLQDISTVPVNLAGLPGISVPCGFTAAGLPIGLQIIGRPLAEETILRAAYAYEQGHDFHTKMAPIGGRA is encoded by the coding sequence TTGAGTCTATATGAAAAACCGGCGCATATCCTTCACGATATGCTGACGCGCAAGGAGATCTCTGCGCGTGAACTGATCGAGGATGTATGTGCACGCATGGATGCCGTTGAGGGCGAGGTCGGTGCATATCTCTTGGATACGCGCGAAGCAGCCCTTGCCGAAGCGAATCGCGTGGATACCAAGATTGCGGCGGGAGAGGAGATCTCTTTCCTCGCAGGAATTCCGGGCGCAATTAAGGACAATATCTGTACGAAGTCTGTACGGACGACGGCAGGATCGAAAATATTGGAGAGCTTCATTCCGCCCTACGATGCAACGGTCATAACGAAGCTCCATGCGGAGGATGCCGTCATTCTCGGCAAGGTGAATCTCGATGAGTTTGCAATGGGCGGCTCAACGGAGAACTCGGCATTCCAGCCGACGCACAATCCGTGGGATACGTCGCGCGTTCCCGGCGGCTCCTCGGGCGGCAGTGCGGCGGCGGTCGCGGCGGGCACGGCAATCTGGGCACTCGGCAGCGATACGGGCGGCTCGATCCGTCAGCCGGCATCGTTCTGCGGCATCGTCGGCCTCAAGCCGACCTATGGGCGAGTCTCCCGCTATGGGCTCATGGCATATGCCTCCTCGCTCGATCAGATCGGGCCTCTCACGCGCGATGTCACGGATGCGGCACATATCATGAATGTGATTGCAGGGCATGATGTGATGGATTCGACCGCAAGCAAGGCGGCGGTTCCTGACTATACAGAAGCACTTCGTGCAGATGTGAAGGGGCTGAAGATCGGTCTGCCCAAGGAGTATTTTGTTGCAGGCATGGACAGCGAGGTAGAGGCGTCCGTCCGCAAGGCGATTTCCGACTTTGAAGCGATGGGTGCGGAGGTCAGAGAGATCTCCCTGCCGCATACGGACTATGCCGTATCGACCTACTATCTGATTGCGCCTGCCGAGGCTGCGACGAATCTCGAACGCTACGACGGCGTCAGCTACGGCGCCCGCGTGGACGGTGAAGATCTCGTCGACATGATGACACGCACGCGCACGGAGAAATTCGGCGCAGAGGTCAAGCGCCGCATTCTCATCGGCAACTATGCACTTTCTGCAGGCTATTACGACGCCTACTATCTCAAGGCGCTCAAGGTGCGGACGCTCATTCAGCAGGACTTCACGCGCGCCTTTGAGGAGGTCGATGTTATCATGACGCCGACCGCACCGACCCCCGCCTATAAAATCGGCGAGATGTCGAATCCGCTCCAGATGTACTTGCAGGATATTTCGACCGTTCCGGTCAACCTCGCGGGGCTCCCGGGCATCTCCGTACCCTGCGGCTTCACTGCTGCCGGACTTCCCATCGGACTGCAGATCATCGGGCGGCCGCTTGCCGAGGAGACGATCCTGCGCGCGGCATACGCCTATGAGCAGGGACATGACTTTCATACGAAAATGGCGCCGATTGGAGGAAGGGCATGA
- a CDS encoding NYN domain-containing protein: protein MLDSSNDTVAILYDIENAPIEMLQYTIDQAQRYQPCRMIVVSDWEAHPEQKRWDRLMEYPDLTFRQISRTFYGKNSLDSALYDAAQMLYQEGVRKYFIITTDSDFVDIAQSLNAEDPSYIVGVGTKQASEDLRNAYNEFFVYPPEPKTMGKTKKKDVQSAEVKNVAKKKSSEDKNAKQKPTAEQTAKTAEVKKNTGNSPKKKAVAEKPAEESTKSASKAKKKQAQKTAPPSDAVPTPAMNGFLTVRLPKTLRSSLEQKMLEEEVSLDELVTYLLMRGLASK from the coding sequence ATGCTCGACTCGAGCAATGATACGGTGGCAATTCTCTACGATATTGAGAACGCACCGATTGAAATGCTTCAATATACAATCGATCAGGCACAGCGCTATCAGCCCTGCCGCATGATCGTTGTCTCGGACTGGGAGGCGCATCCCGAGCAGAAGCGATGGGATCGGCTCATGGAATACCCGGATCTGACCTTTCGGCAGATCAGCCGCACCTTCTATGGAAAGAACTCTCTGGATTCCGCGCTCTATGATGCGGCACAGATGCTCTATCAGGAAGGTGTGCGCAAATACTTTATCATTACAACGGACTCGGATTTTGTGGACATTGCACAGTCCCTGAATGCGGAGGATCCGTCCTATATCGTTGGCGTTGGAACGAAGCAGGCAAGCGAGGATCTACGCAATGCCTACAATGAATTTTTCGTCTATCCGCCAGAACCGAAAACGATGGGAAAGACAAAGAAAAAGGATGTGCAGAGTGCAGAGGTGAAGAACGTGGCAAAGAAGAAATCATCAGAGGATAAGAACGCAAAGCAGAAGCCGACGGCTGAGCAGACGGCAAAAACAGCAGAAGTGAAAAAAAATACAGGAAATTCTCCAAAGAAGAAAGCAGTGGCCGAAAAGCCCGCAGAAGAGTCGACGAAATCCGCATCCAAGGCAAAGAAAAAGCAGGCGCAGAAGACAGCGCCTCCTTCTGACGCTGTGCCGACGCCGGCGATGAACGGCTTTTTGACGGTACGTCTGCCGAAGACGTTGCGTAGCTCGCTCGAGCAGAAGATGTTGGAGGAGGAAGTCTCTCTCGATGAACTCGTGACCTATCTCCTTATGCGTGGGCTTGCGTCAAAGTAA
- the gatC gene encoding Asp-tRNA(Asn)/Glu-tRNA(Gln) amidotransferase subunit GatC produces the protein MNVTEQDLTTTAHLSRLAIPAEEKEEALKSLGDFLSYVDNLSSVDTDDVQPTTYALPIENVFRADEVRPSLSNEAALSNAPLQEDGYFKVPKVLEG, from the coding sequence ATGAATGTAACGGAACAGGATCTCACGACTACGGCGCATCTCTCTCGCCTTGCGATTCCTGCGGAGGAAAAGGAAGAGGCGCTGAAATCGCTGGGAGACTTTCTCTCGTATGTGGATAATCTCTCAAGTGTAGATACAGACGATGTGCAGCCGACGACGTATGCTCTGCCCATCGAGAATGTCTTCCGTGCGGACGAGGTGCGCCCGTCCCTTTCCAATGAGGCGGCGCTCTCGAATGCCCCGCTGCAGGAGGACGGCTATTTCAAGGTGCCGAAGGTACTCGAAGGCTAA
- a CDS encoding ABC transporter substrate-binding protein, with amino-acid sequence MKRFLAAALSCLLLLMAGCGSQPQEKEKKLSKLTIGLMPDTDSIPFIIAAEHGYFAEEGVEVELVPFKSAMERDAALQSGNLDGAISDLLAVIFARSGGFAVHATSYTDGNYNLVAGRNSGIAASANLRGKEIAISRNTIIEYVTDEILAVNGIEEQDVSKVVIPQIPVRLEMLQSGNLAAAVLPEPMASVAVASGSRYVTGSGELGINPGIIVFSDASIQEKEASIRAMYRAYNKAVNYLNNTPRTEYIDLVMEKSGFPAPARDALELKPYRSAGMPAQKDVEEAVHWVKSKDLAGDYSYDDLVSKLLAEEK; translated from the coding sequence ATGAAGAGATTTCTTGCAGCAGCACTTTCCTGCTTGCTGCTCCTTATGGCGGGCTGCGGAAGTCAGCCGCAGGAGAAGGAGAAAAAACTCTCAAAGCTGACCATCGGGCTCATGCCCGATACAGACTCCATTCCGTTCATCATCGCCGCAGAACATGGCTATTTTGCGGAAGAGGGCGTCGAGGTGGAGCTCGTGCCGTTTAAGAGTGCAATGGAGCGCGATGCGGCACTGCAGAGTGGGAATCTTGACGGTGCAATCTCCGATCTGCTGGCCGTCATCTTTGCTCGCTCGGGCGGCTTTGCCGTTCATGCGACATCCTACACGGACGGGAATTATAATCTCGTTGCCGGCAGGAACTCCGGGATTGCTGCATCTGCTAATCTGCGCGGCAAGGAGATCGCCATTTCCCGCAATACCATCATCGAGTATGTGACGGATGAGATCCTTGCGGTCAACGGCATTGAGGAGCAGGATGTCTCGAAGGTTGTCATCCCGCAGATTCCCGTGCGCCTCGAGATGCTCCAGAGCGGAAATCTCGCAGCTGCAGTCCTGCCCGAGCCGATGGCGAGCGTTGCTGTTGCGTCCGGAAGCCGTTATGTGACGGGGTCGGGTGAGCTTGGTATCAATCCAGGCATAATTGTGTTTTCGGATGCCTCCATTCAGGAAAAGGAGGCGTCCATACGTGCGATGTACCGTGCCTATAACAAGGCTGTCAACTATCTCAATAATACGCCGCGTACAGAGTATATTGATCTCGTGATGGAAAAGAGTGGCTTTCCCGCGCCCGCCCGCGATGCACTTGAACTCAAGCCCTATCGCTCTGCTGGTATGCCTGCACAGAAGGATGTGGAGGAGGCTGTTCACTGGGTCAAGAGCAAGGATCTGGCAGGAGACTACAGCTACGATGACCTTGTATCGAAACTGCTCGCGGAGGAGAAGTAA
- the speE gene encoding polyamine aminopropyltransferase has product MEFWYTEQHTPDVRFSIRVNRQLYSGQSEFQRIDVFESPEFGRFLTLDGYMMLTEKDEFIYHEMITHVPMCVHPEAADILVIGGGDGGTVRELLRYPSIRRIDLVEIDEMVVDVCREYLPSTASGLSDPRVSIHYEDGLRFVRKPIDAYDLIIVDSTDPFGPGEGLFTKEFYGNCFKALRADGIMINQHESPFYEQDAYAMQRMHQRIVHSFPFSRVYQVHIPTYPSGHWLFGFSSKSRRPVEGVDFARWKALGIKTRYYNTQLHAASFALPNYVEEILEDVEPEH; this is encoded by the coding sequence ATGGAATTTTGGTATACGGAACAACATACGCCCGATGTGCGCTTTTCGATTCGTGTGAACCGCCAGCTTTACAGCGGCCAGAGCGAGTTTCAGCGCATTGATGTGTTTGAGTCACCCGAGTTCGGGCGATTTTTGACGCTCGACGGCTATATGATGCTGACAGAGAAGGACGAGTTCATCTATCACGAGATGATTACGCATGTGCCCATGTGCGTACATCCAGAGGCTGCGGATATCCTCGTCATTGGCGGCGGGGACGGCGGGACTGTGCGTGAGCTTCTGCGCTATCCGTCCATACGTCGTATTGACCTTGTAGAGATTGATGAAATGGTCGTCGATGTCTGTCGGGAATATTTGCCGTCTACAGCTTCGGGACTTTCTGACCCGCGTGTCAGCATTCACTATGAGGATGGTCTGCGCTTCGTACGCAAGCCGATCGACGCCTATGATCTTATCATCGTGGACTCGACCGATCCGTTCGGGCCGGGGGAGGGGCTTTTCACGAAGGAGTTCTACGGGAACTGCTTCAAGGCGCTGCGCGCGGACGGCATTATGATCAATCAGCATGAGAGCCCATTCTACGAGCAGGATGCCTATGCAATGCAGCGGATGCATCAGCGCATAGTCCATTCATTCCCATTTAGTCGTGTGTATCAGGTGCATATACCGACCTATCCATCAGGGCACTGGCTCTTTGGTTTCTCATCCAAGAGCCGCCGTCCCGTGGAGGGTGTGGACTTTGCACGCTGGAAGGCACTTGGCATCAAGACGCGTTACTATAATACCCAGCTGCATGCGGCTTCTTTTGCCCTGCCGAACTATGTGGAGGAGATACTCGAAGATGTGGAACCGGAACATTGA